Proteins from a single region of Natrialbaceae archaeon AArc-T1-2:
- a CDS encoding transcription initiation factor IIB yields the protein MATRDIYETSFDEDVQTNSSTNPCPECDGRVTTNSVETICEDCGLVIDEQRIDHGPEWRTHDQDQRKRTGAPLTAARHDRGLSTEIGRWKDANGNELSGRKRQRLSRMRREQTRGRFQSKAERNLAHGLGEVRRIASVLELSDSVRDQACQLFRSAQTEDLLRGRSIEAIAAASIYGACRCNGHSRLLDDVVDAARVDHSKVANAYKTLNTKLGLPTQPVRPSEFIPRLGSELNIPANIRQRARRLAEQSESSGAASGVNPSGFAAACLYKAGREEGRWLTQAEVAQVASVTATTIRSHRDTLNELAL from the coding sequence ATGGCGACGAGAGATATCTACGAAACAAGCTTCGACGAGGATGTCCAGACAAACTCCAGCACGAACCCATGTCCGGAGTGCGATGGCCGGGTCACTACTAACTCGGTCGAAACTATCTGTGAAGACTGTGGACTCGTTATTGACGAACAACGAATCGACCACGGTCCTGAATGGAGAACTCACGATCAGGACCAGCGAAAGCGGACGGGTGCTCCACTGACTGCGGCACGTCATGACCGAGGGCTGTCGACCGAGATCGGTCGCTGGAAAGATGCGAACGGGAACGAACTCTCCGGACGAAAGCGCCAGCGGCTATCCCGAATGCGGCGTGAACAGACTCGTGGTCGGTTCCAGTCGAAAGCCGAGCGAAACCTCGCACACGGCCTGGGTGAAGTTCGAAGAATCGCGAGCGTCCTCGAGCTCTCAGATTCGGTCCGTGATCAGGCGTGTCAACTGTTCCGGAGCGCTCAAACCGAAGATCTGCTTCGAGGCCGATCAATCGAGGCGATAGCGGCAGCAAGCATCTACGGAGCCTGTCGCTGTAACGGTCACTCGCGGTTACTTGACGACGTCGTCGACGCAGCACGCGTCGACCACTCGAAAGTCGCGAATGCGTACAAGACGCTGAATACTAAACTCGGACTACCGACCCAGCCTGTTCGACCGAGCGAATTCATCCCCCGTCTCGGGTCGGAACTCAATATTCCAGCGAACATCCGACAGCGAGCTCGGAGGTTGGCTGAACAGTCGGAATCATCAGGAGCCGCATCGGGTGTCAACCCGTCAGGATTCGCAGCTGCCTGTCTGTACAAGGCGGGTCGCGAAGAGGGACGATGGCTGACGCAGGCGGAAGTCGCGCAGGTGGCGAGCGTCACTGCAACGACCATCCGGTCGCATCGAGACACGCTGAACGAATTGGCGCTCTGA